A genomic window from Phocoena sinus isolate mPhoSin1 chromosome 20, mPhoSin1.pri, whole genome shotgun sequence includes:
- the ALDOC gene encoding fructose-bisphosphate aldolase C, which yields MPHSYPALSAEQKKELSDIALRIVAPGKGILAADESVGSMAKRLSQIGVENTEENRRLYRQVLFSADDRVKKCIGGVIFFHETLYQKDDNGVLFVRTIQDKGIVVGIKVDKGVVPLAGTDGETTTQGLDGLSERCAQYKKDGADFAKWRCVLKISERTPSALAVLENANVLARYASICQQNGIVPIVEPEILPDGDHDLKRCQYVTEKVLAAVYKALSDHHVYLEGTLLKPNMVTPGHACPIKYSPEEIAMATVTALRRTVPPAVPGVTFLSGGQSEEEASLNLNAINQCPLPRPWALTFSYGRALQASALNTWRGQRDNAGAATEEFIKRAEVNGLAAQGKYEGSGEDGGAAAQSLYIANHAY from the exons ATGCCCCACTCGTACCCAGCCCTTTCTGCTGAGCAGAAAAAGGAGTTGTCCGACATTGCCCTCCGGATTGTGGCCCCAGGCAAAGGCATCCTGGCCGCAGATGAGTCTGTAG GCAGCATGGCCAAGCGGCTGAGCCAAATTGGGGTGGAGAACACAGAGGAGAACCGCCGGTTGTACCGTCAGGTCCTGTTCAGTGCCGATGACCGTGTGAAGAAGTGCATCGGAGGTGTCATATTCTTCCATGAGACACTCTACCAGAAAGATGATAATGGTGTCCTCTTCGTCCGTACCATCCAGGATAAGGGCATTGTCGTGGGCATCAAG GTTGACAAGGGTGTAGTGCCTCTAGCCGGAACTGATGGAGAAACCACCACTCAAG GGCTGGATGGGCTCTCGGAACGCTGTGCCCAGTACAAGAAGGATGGCGCCGACTTCGCCAAGTGGCGCTGCGTGCTGAAAATCAGTGAACGCACGCCCTCAGCACTTGCTGTTCTGGAGAATGCCAACGTGCTGGCCCGCTATGCCAGCATCTGCCAGcag AATGGGATTGTGCCCATTGTGGAACCTGAGATCCTGCCTGATGGAGACCATGACCTCAAACGTTGCCAGTATGTTACAGAGAAG GTCCTGGCTGCGGTGTACAAGGCCCTGAGTGACCATCACGTGTACCTGGAGGGGACCCTGCTCAAGCCCAACATGGTGACCCCTGGCCATGCCTGTCCCATTAAGTATAGCCCAGAGGAGATCGCCATGGCAACTGTCACTGCCCTGCGCCGCACTGTGCCCCCAGCTGTCCCAG GAGTGACCTTTCTGTCTGGGGGTCAGAGTGAAGAGGAGGCATCTCTCAACCTCAATGCTATCAACCAATGCCCCCTTCCCCGGCCCTGGGCCCTCACCTTCTCCTATGGGCGTGCCCTGCAGGCCTCTGCACTCAACACCTGGCGAGGGCAACGGGATAATGCTGGAGCCGCCACTGAGGAGTTCATCAAGCGGGCCGAG GTGAATGGCCTTGCGGCCCAGGGCAAGTATGAAGGCAGCGGAGAAGATGGTGGAGCGGCAGCACAATCCCTCTACATTGCCAACCATGCCTACTGA
- the PIGS gene encoding GPI transamidase component PIG-S isoform X2, whose translation MAAPGAAATDLEVVRGKRAALFFAAVVIVLGLPLWWKTTETYRAPLPYSQISGLNSLQLRLMVPVTVVFTQESVPLDDQEKLPFTVVHEREIPLKYKLKIKCRFQKAYRRAMDHEEEALSLGSIQEAETMFAEPSEQAEGSLTVYVISEHSSLLPQPHFRGEPSSTQPGVQAAFDPQMPLASLTPVFIGYEITFSLLNPDPKSHDVHWDIEGAVRRYVQPFLNALRAVGNFSVDSQILYYAVLGVNPRFDPASSSYYLAAHSLPHVINPVESRLGSSAASLYPVLNFLLYVPELAHSPLYIQDKDGAPVATNAFHSPRWGGIMVYNVDPKAYNGSELPVRVKVDMVRVMEVFLAQLRLLFGIAQPQLPPKCLFSGPKSEGIMSWELDRLLWARSVENLATATTTLTSLAQLLGKISNIVIKDDVASEVYRAVAAVQKAAEELASGHLASAFVASQEAVTSSERAFFDPSLLHLLYFPDDQKFAIYIPLFLPMAVPILLSLFKIFLETRKSWKKPEKID comes from the exons ATGGCGGCCCCGGGGGCCGCAGCTACAGACCTAG AGGTGGTTCGAGGCAAGCGCGCCGCCCTCTTCTTCGCCGCGGTGGTCATCGTGCTGGGGCTACCGCTTTGGTGGAAGACCACGGAGACCTACCGGGCCCCATTGCCTTACTCCCAGATCAGTGGGCTGAATTCCCTGCAG CTCCGGCTCATGGTGCCGGTCACTGTCGTGTTTACCCAGGAATCAGTGCCATTGGACGACCAGGAAAAGCTGCCCTTCACCGTTGTGCATGAGAGAGAGATCCCTCTGAAGT aCAAATTGAAAATCAAATGCCGTTTCCAGAAGGCCTATCGGAGGGCTATGGATCATGAGGAGGAAGCCCTGTCATTGGGCAGTATACAAG AGGCAGAAACCATGTTTGCTGAGCCATCAGAGCAAGCAGAGGGCTCCCTGACAGTGTACGTGATCTCTGAACACTCCTCACTTCTCCCTCAG CCCCATTTCAGAGGAGAACCAAGTTCAACTCAGCCAGGGGTACAGGCTGCCTTTGATCCACAGATGCCTCTGGCTTCCCTGACTCCTGTTTTTATAGGCTATGAAATCACCTTCAGTTTACTCAACCCTGACCCCAAGTCCCATGACGTCCACTGGGACATCGAGGGGGCTGTCCGGCGCTATGTGCAGCCCTTCCTGAATGCCCTCAGAGCTGTGGGCAACTTCTCTGTGGACTCTCAG ATCCTTTACTACGCAGTATTGGGGGTAAACCCCCGCTTTGACCCAGCTTCCTCCAGCTATTATTTGGCCGCACACAGCCTCCCCCATGTCATCAACCCAGTGGAGTCCCGGCTGG GATCCAGCGCTGCCTCCCTTTACCCGGTGCTCAACTTTCTACTCTATGTTCCTGAGCTTGCCCACTCCCCCCTGTACATTCAGGACAAGGATGGGGCTCCAGTGGCCACCAACGCCTTCCACAGCCCCCGCTGGGGTGGCATTATG GTATACAATGTGGACCCCAAAGCCTACAATGGCTCGGAGCTGCCGGTGAGAGTCAAGGTGGACATGGTGCGGGTGATGGAGGTGTTCCTGGCTCAGTTGCG GCTGCTCTTTGGGATTGCTCAGCCCCAGTTGCCTCCAAAATGCCTATTTTCAGGGCCTAAGAGTGAAGGGATAATGAGCTGGGAGCTGGACCGGCTGCTCTGGGCTCGGTCAGTGGAGAACCTGGCCACAGCTACCACCACTCTCACTTCCCTGGCCCAGCTTCTGGGCAAGATCAGCAACATTGTCATCAAGGACGATGTGGCATCTGAG GTGTACAGGGCCGTAGCTGCAGTCCAGAAGGCAGCGGAGGAGTTGGCCTCTGGGCACCTGGCCTCTGCCTTCGTTGCCAGCCAGGAAGCTGTGACATCCTCAGAGCGTGCCTTTTTTGATCCCTCGCTCCTCCACCTCCTCTATTTCCCTGATGACCAGAAGTTTGCCATCTACATCCCACTCTTCCTGCCTATGGCTGTGCCCATCCTCTTGTCCCTGTTCAAGATCTTCCTGGAGACTCGCAAGTCCTGGAAAAAGCCTGAGAAGATAGACTGA
- the PIGS gene encoding GPI transamidase component PIG-S isoform X1, with the protein MAAPGAAATDLEVVRGKRAALFFAAVVIVLGLPLWWKTTETYRAPLPYSQISGLNSLQLRLMVPVTVVFTQESVPLDDQEKLPFTVVHEREIPLKYKLKIKCRFQKAYRRAMDHEEEALSLGSIQEAETMFAEPSEQAEGSLTVYVISEHSSLLPQDMMSYIGPKRMAVVRGIMHREAFNIIGRRVIQVAQAMSLTEDVLAAALADHLPEDKWSSDKRRPLKSSLGYEITFSLLNPDPKSHDVHWDIEGAVRRYVQPFLNALRAVGNFSVDSQILYYAVLGVNPRFDPASSSYYLAAHSLPHVINPVESRLGSSAASLYPVLNFLLYVPELAHSPLYIQDKDGAPVATNAFHSPRWGGIMVYNVDPKAYNGSELPVRVKVDMVRVMEVFLAQLRLLFGIAQPQLPPKCLFSGPKSEGIMSWELDRLLWARSVENLATATTTLTSLAQLLGKISNIVIKDDVASEVYRAVAAVQKAAEELASGHLASAFVASQEAVTSSERAFFDPSLLHLLYFPDDQKFAIYIPLFLPMAVPILLSLFKIFLETRKSWKKPEKID; encoded by the exons ATGGCGGCCCCGGGGGCCGCAGCTACAGACCTAG AGGTGGTTCGAGGCAAGCGCGCCGCCCTCTTCTTCGCCGCGGTGGTCATCGTGCTGGGGCTACCGCTTTGGTGGAAGACCACGGAGACCTACCGGGCCCCATTGCCTTACTCCCAGATCAGTGGGCTGAATTCCCTGCAG CTCCGGCTCATGGTGCCGGTCACTGTCGTGTTTACCCAGGAATCAGTGCCATTGGACGACCAGGAAAAGCTGCCCTTCACCGTTGTGCATGAGAGAGAGATCCCTCTGAAGT aCAAATTGAAAATCAAATGCCGTTTCCAGAAGGCCTATCGGAGGGCTATGGATCATGAGGAGGAAGCCCTGTCATTGGGCAGTATACAAG AGGCAGAAACCATGTTTGCTGAGCCATCAGAGCAAGCAGAGGGCTCCCTGACAGTGTACGTGATCTCTGAACACTCCTCACTTCTCCCTCAG GACATGATGAGCTACATTGGGCCCAAGAGGATGGCAGTTGTGCGGGGGATAATGCACCGGGAGGCCTTTAACATCATTGGCCGCCGTGTAATCCAAGTAGCCCAGGCCATGTCTTTGACTGAGGACGTGCTTGCTGCAGCCTTGGCTGACCACCTCCCAGAGGACAAGTGGAGCTCTGATAAGAGGCGGCCTCTCAAGTCCAGCTTGG GCTATGAAATCACCTTCAGTTTACTCAACCCTGACCCCAAGTCCCATGACGTCCACTGGGACATCGAGGGGGCTGTCCGGCGCTATGTGCAGCCCTTCCTGAATGCCCTCAGAGCTGTGGGCAACTTCTCTGTGGACTCTCAG ATCCTTTACTACGCAGTATTGGGGGTAAACCCCCGCTTTGACCCAGCTTCCTCCAGCTATTATTTGGCCGCACACAGCCTCCCCCATGTCATCAACCCAGTGGAGTCCCGGCTGG GATCCAGCGCTGCCTCCCTTTACCCGGTGCTCAACTTTCTACTCTATGTTCCTGAGCTTGCCCACTCCCCCCTGTACATTCAGGACAAGGATGGGGCTCCAGTGGCCACCAACGCCTTCCACAGCCCCCGCTGGGGTGGCATTATG GTATACAATGTGGACCCCAAAGCCTACAATGGCTCGGAGCTGCCGGTGAGAGTCAAGGTGGACATGGTGCGGGTGATGGAGGTGTTCCTGGCTCAGTTGCG GCTGCTCTTTGGGATTGCTCAGCCCCAGTTGCCTCCAAAATGCCTATTTTCAGGGCCTAAGAGTGAAGGGATAATGAGCTGGGAGCTGGACCGGCTGCTCTGGGCTCGGTCAGTGGAGAACCTGGCCACAGCTACCACCACTCTCACTTCCCTGGCCCAGCTTCTGGGCAAGATCAGCAACATTGTCATCAAGGACGATGTGGCATCTGAG GTGTACAGGGCCGTAGCTGCAGTCCAGAAGGCAGCGGAGGAGTTGGCCTCTGGGCACCTGGCCTCTGCCTTCGTTGCCAGCCAGGAAGCTGTGACATCCTCAGAGCGTGCCTTTTTTGATCCCTCGCTCCTCCACCTCCTCTATTTCCCTGATGACCAGAAGTTTGCCATCTACATCCCACTCTTCCTGCCTATGGCTGTGCCCATCCTCTTGTCCCTGTTCAAGATCTTCCTGGAGACTCGCAAGTCCTGGAAAAAGCCTGAGAAGATAGACTGA